A section of the Streptomyces sp. SCL15-4 genome encodes:
- a CDS encoding RNA polymerase sigma factor SigF, with protein MNTAAGTRSEAQTVEETEQDRADEGSLPGITDPASVAPRDARELSRQFFRRLAELEEGTHEYQYARNTLIEMNMSLVRFAAGRFRGRGDDMEDVVQTGMIGLIKAIDRFELAREVEFTSFALPYIVGEIKRFFRDTTWAVHVPRRLQELRVELAKAREELSSRLDRDPTVAELATLMNISEKEVVEAQLASNGYNSASLDAALTGDGPEDGEAVLADFIGVEEEGLRLVEDFHALAPLMAELSERDRQIIHLRFVEEATQAEIGERLGCSQMHVSRLIKRIITRLRQGMLGELGCA; from the coding sequence ATGAACACCGCCGCCGGGACCCGGTCGGAAGCACAGACCGTCGAGGAGACCGAGCAGGACAGAGCGGACGAGGGGTCACTGCCCGGCATCACGGACCCGGCGTCCGTCGCGCCGCGCGACGCGCGCGAGCTGTCCCGTCAGTTCTTCCGCCGGCTGGCCGAGCTGGAAGAGGGAACGCACGAGTACCAGTACGCGCGCAACACACTCATCGAGATGAACATGTCGCTCGTGCGGTTCGCGGCCGGACGCTTCCGGGGCCGCGGGGACGACATGGAGGACGTCGTCCAGACCGGCATGATCGGCCTGATCAAGGCCATCGACCGGTTCGAGCTGGCGCGCGAGGTGGAGTTCACGTCGTTCGCGCTGCCGTACATCGTCGGCGAGATCAAGCGGTTCTTCCGCGACACCACCTGGGCCGTCCATGTGCCGCGCCGGCTCCAGGAGCTGCGGGTGGAGCTGGCCAAGGCGCGCGAGGAGCTGTCCAGCCGGCTGGACCGGGACCCGACGGTGGCGGAGCTGGCCACGCTGATGAACATCTCCGAGAAGGAGGTGGTCGAGGCCCAGCTCGCTTCGAACGGCTACAACTCCGCCTCCCTGGACGCCGCGCTCACCGGGGACGGCCCCGAGGACGGCGAGGCCGTGCTCGCCGACTTCATCGGTGTGGAGGAGGAGGGCCTGCGGCTCGTGGAGGACTTCCACGCGCTCGCCCCGCTGATGGCGGAGCTGAGCGAACGCGACCGGCAGATCATCCACCTGCGGTTCGTGGAGGAGGCCACGCAGGCCGAGATCGGTGAGCGGCTGGGCTGCTCCCAGATGCACGTCTCCCGGCTGATCAAGCGGATCATCACCCGGCTGCGCCAGGGAATGCTCGGGGAACTGGGCTGCGCCTGA
- a CDS encoding aldo/keto reductase, with amino-acid sequence MTTQKITADASGTFALGDLPVHRIGLGTMRLTGSAAFHHGTPGDRERSLTVLREAVALGVNHIDTAAFYFSSLRSANELVNTALSPYPDDLVIAAKVGPYRDYHGEWGASARPGELRGHVEENLRQLGRDHLDVVYLRRMSQDSIAEHFGALAELRTAGLVRHLGISGVEPRHLAEALEIAPVVCVQNRYALDRPDPAGDELLRLCGEHGIAFVPFYTVAGEAGEHGATAAHDDAVLSVARAHGVSPAQVRIAWTLHQGPHVLAIPGTGDPGHLADNVAAGALRFTDGELARLAEARAQAG; translated from the coding sequence ATGACCACGCAGAAGATCACCGCGGACGCCTCCGGCACCTTCGCGCTGGGCGACCTGCCCGTCCACCGCATCGGGCTCGGCACCATGCGGCTGACGGGCAGCGCCGCCTTCCACCACGGCACCCCCGGCGACCGCGAACGGTCCCTGACCGTGCTGCGCGAGGCCGTCGCACTCGGCGTGAACCACATCGACACGGCGGCCTTCTACTTCTCCTCGCTGCGCTCCGCCAACGAACTCGTCAACACCGCGCTGTCCCCCTACCCCGACGACCTGGTCATCGCCGCCAAGGTCGGTCCCTACCGCGACTACCACGGCGAGTGGGGCGCCTCCGCCCGGCCCGGCGAGCTGCGCGGCCATGTCGAGGAGAATCTGCGCCAGCTCGGCCGGGACCACCTCGACGTCGTCTACCTCCGCCGGATGAGTCAGGACTCCATCGCCGAACACTTCGGCGCCCTCGCCGAGTTGCGCACGGCCGGCCTCGTCCGGCACCTCGGGATCTCCGGCGTGGAACCCCGGCACCTCGCCGAGGCGCTCGAGATCGCCCCGGTGGTCTGCGTCCAGAACCGGTACGCCCTGGACCGCCCCGACCCCGCCGGCGACGAGCTGCTGCGGCTGTGCGGGGAGCACGGCATCGCCTTCGTCCCCTTCTACACCGTGGCCGGCGAGGCGGGCGAGCACGGCGCCACGGCCGCCCACGACGACGCGGTGCTGTCCGTCGCCCGCGCCCACGGCGTGAGCCCCGCGCAGGTCCGCATCGCCTGGACCCTGCACCAGGGCCCGCACGTCCTCGCCATCCCCGGCACCGGCGACCCCGGCCACCTGGCCGACAACGTCGCCGCCGGGGCGCTGCGGTTCACCGACGGGGAACTGGCCCGGCTCGCCGAGGCCCGCGCCCAGGCCGGCTGA
- a CDS encoding mycothiol transferase — protein MHAKDILIDGYGRVREEVHAALDGLGPEELHHRPAPDANTLAWLVWHLTRVQDDHIADAFGLDQVWLAQDWQKRFGLGLPRHDTGYGHSPAEVAKVRVASAGLLTGYYDAVHEQTLGVLRTLAAKDLERVVDERWDPPVSLGVRLVSVLSDDLQHVGQAAYLRGLVQSAAA, from the coding sequence ATGCATGCCAAGGACATCCTCATCGACGGCTACGGCCGCGTCCGGGAAGAAGTCCATGCCGCCCTCGACGGCCTCGGCCCCGAGGAGCTGCACCACCGCCCGGCCCCTGACGCCAACACCCTCGCGTGGCTGGTCTGGCACCTCACCCGGGTGCAGGACGACCACATCGCCGACGCCTTCGGCCTGGACCAGGTGTGGCTCGCCCAGGACTGGCAGAAGCGGTTCGGGCTCGGCCTGCCCCGGCACGACACGGGCTACGGGCACAGCCCGGCCGAGGTCGCGAAGGTGCGGGTGGCCTCGGCCGGGCTGCTGACCGGGTACTACGACGCCGTCCACGAGCAGACCCTCGGGGTCCTGCGCACGCTGGCCGCCAAGGATCTGGAGCGCGTCGTGGACGAGCGCTGGGATCCACCGGTCAGCCTGGGCGTGCGCCTGGTGAGCGTCCTGTCCGACGATCTCCAGCACGTCGGGCAGGCCGCCTATCTCAGGGGGCTGGTTCAGAGCGCGGCGGCGTAG
- a CDS encoding BlaI/MecI/CopY family transcriptional regulator: MTDAKGERRPAGELEASVLAALWAAAAPQTPGEVQSSLGAGLARTTVTTILTRLHDKGVVDRRRQGRGYAYFPVRDAQDAHGLTARRMHGELDRDSDRETVLARFVAQLSPDDERILRELLDSDGR; encoded by the coding sequence ATGACCGACGCCAAGGGTGAACGCCGGCCGGCCGGCGAACTCGAAGCGAGCGTCCTGGCCGCGCTCTGGGCCGCCGCCGCACCCCAGACACCCGGCGAGGTCCAGTCGAGCCTCGGCGCCGGCCTCGCCCGTACGACGGTGACGACGATCCTCACCCGGCTGCACGACAAGGGCGTGGTCGACCGGCGGCGCCAGGGCCGGGGCTATGCCTACTTCCCCGTCCGGGACGCCCAGGACGCCCACGGCCTCACCGCCCGCCGGATGCACGGCGAACTGGACCGGGACAGCGATCGCGAGACGGTGCTCGCCCGCTTCGTCGCCCAGCTCAGCCCGGACGACGAACGCATCCTGCGCGAGCTGCTCGACTCCGACGGCCGATGA
- a CDS encoding nuclear transport factor 2 family protein, whose product MSATNDRYQMAVSRYFDAWNATGPERRAEAVAAAWTEDGRYTDPLADVGGHDGITAVIAAAHEQFPGHVFRPLGPVDGHHDTARFSWELVNEAGDTSSGEESAPVAGSDVITLDADGRIRSVLGFLDRVPAGA is encoded by the coding sequence ATGTCCGCGACCAACGACCGCTACCAGATGGCCGTGTCCCGTTACTTCGACGCCTGGAACGCCACCGGGCCGGAACGGCGGGCGGAGGCCGTGGCCGCCGCCTGGACCGAGGACGGCCGTTACACCGACCCTCTCGCCGACGTCGGCGGGCACGACGGGATCACGGCCGTCATCGCCGCCGCCCACGAGCAGTTCCCCGGGCACGTCTTCCGGCCCCTCGGCCCGGTGGACGGCCACCACGACACGGCGCGCTTCTCCTGGGAGCTGGTGAACGAGGCCGGGGACACGTCCTCGGGAGAGGAGTCCGCGCCGGTCGCCGGTTCCGACGTGATCACGCTGGACGCGGACGGCCGTATCCGCTCCGTGCTCGGCTTCCTCGACCGGGTGCCCGCCGGCGCGTGA
- a CDS encoding LysR family transcriptional regulator — MELRHLQHFVAVAEDRHFTRAAERLMVSQSGLSASIRALERELRAPLFVRTTRRVTLTEAGRALLAEAERILAQVRAAHDAVAAVQGVLRGTLALGTEQCIAGVRVAPLLAAFRGRHPDVEIRLRQTGSVALAEEVAAGRLDLAFAYRTQADTDQLRSVSLACEPMTVLCHPSHRLAAAPAALGPDDLTGEVFVDFHPDWGPRRTTDAAFAAAGVRRTVALEVNDVHSLLDLVDENLGVAVVPRHFRHKRPALAALPLEGMGEARYETVALLPPERAASPAARALITLLETGT; from the coding sequence ATGGAACTGCGCCATCTCCAGCACTTCGTCGCGGTCGCCGAGGACCGGCACTTCACCCGGGCCGCCGAGCGTCTGATGGTGTCCCAGTCGGGTCTGTCGGCGTCGATCCGGGCGCTGGAGCGGGAGCTGCGGGCGCCGCTGTTCGTGCGGACCACGCGCCGGGTGACCCTGACGGAGGCGGGGCGGGCGCTGCTGGCGGAGGCCGAGCGGATCCTCGCCCAGGTGCGGGCGGCGCACGACGCGGTGGCTGCGGTGCAGGGCGTGCTGCGCGGCACGCTCGCGCTCGGCACCGAGCAGTGCATCGCCGGCGTGCGGGTGGCCCCGCTGCTGGCGGCCTTCCGGGGCCGGCACCCGGATGTGGAGATCCGGCTGCGGCAGACCGGTTCGGTGGCGCTGGCGGAGGAGGTCGCGGCCGGGCGGCTCGACCTGGCCTTCGCCTACCGCACCCAGGCCGACACCGACCAGTTGCGGTCGGTCTCGCTGGCCTGCGAGCCGATGACCGTACTGTGCCACCCCAGCCACCGGCTCGCCGCCGCGCCGGCCGCCCTCGGCCCGGACGACCTCACCGGTGAGGTGTTCGTGGACTTCCACCCGGACTGGGGTCCGCGCCGCACCACCGACGCCGCGTTCGCCGCGGCCGGGGTCCGGCGCACGGTCGCGCTGGAGGTCAACGACGTGCACAGTCTGCTGGACCTGGTGGACGAGAACCTGGGCGTCGCGGTCGTGCCCCGGCACTTCCGGCACAAGCGGCCGGCGCTCGCGGCGCTGCCGCTGGAGGGCATGGGCGAGGCGCGGTACGAGACGGTGGCCCTGCTGCCGCCGGAGCGGGCCGCGAGCCCGGCCGCCCGGGCGCTGATCACGCTGCTCGAAACGGGGACGTGA
- a CDS encoding aldehyde dehydrogenase family protein, with amino-acid sequence MNHSLPEQPAEIVARLRATFATGRTKSVDWRTGQLRRLRALLTERGADLAAALRADLGKSGTEARRTEIDFTVREIDHTLEHLADWLRPEPAPVPAHLGADATAWTQYDPLGVVLVIAPWNYPAQLLLAPMVGALASGNAVVAKPSELAPATSAALAELIPAYLDRDAVAVVEGGVPETTALLAERFDHIFYTGNGAVGRIVMRAAAEHLTPVTLELGGKSPVFVDRGTDPEVVADRLVRGKFLNAGQTCVAPDYVLTDPETAPALEAALVRAVENLFGADPARSPEYGRIVNERHFDRLSGLLGSGRVVVGGVGDRAAKYLAPTVLADVDPDSPVMREEIFGPILPIVTVSGPDEAIAFVNDRDKPLALYVFSESDEIRARFAAETSSGGLGHGLPVAHLTVSDLPFGGVGESGMGNYHGRYSIETFSHRKAVLAKPLH; translated from the coding sequence GTGAACCACTCCCTGCCCGAGCAGCCCGCCGAGATCGTGGCCCGGCTGCGCGCCACCTTCGCCACCGGCCGCACGAAGTCCGTCGACTGGCGTACCGGCCAGCTGCGCCGGCTGCGCGCCCTGCTCACGGAACGCGGCGCCGACCTCGCCGCCGCCCTCCGCGCCGACCTCGGCAAGAGCGGCACCGAGGCCCGTCGCACCGAGATCGACTTCACCGTCCGCGAGATCGACCACACGCTGGAGCACCTGGCCGACTGGCTGCGCCCCGAGCCCGCGCCCGTCCCGGCGCACCTGGGTGCCGACGCCACGGCCTGGACGCAGTACGACCCGCTGGGCGTCGTCCTCGTGATCGCGCCCTGGAACTACCCGGCGCAGCTGCTGCTCGCCCCCATGGTCGGCGCGCTGGCCTCCGGCAACGCGGTGGTCGCCAAGCCGAGCGAGCTGGCCCCGGCCACCTCCGCCGCGCTGGCCGAACTGATCCCGGCCTATCTGGACCGGGACGCCGTCGCCGTCGTCGAGGGCGGTGTGCCCGAGACCACGGCCCTGCTGGCCGAGCGCTTCGACCACATCTTCTACACGGGCAACGGCGCCGTCGGCCGTATCGTCATGCGGGCCGCCGCCGAGCACCTCACCCCGGTCACCCTCGAACTCGGCGGCAAGTCACCGGTGTTCGTGGACCGCGGCACCGACCCGGAGGTGGTCGCGGACCGGCTCGTCCGCGGCAAGTTCCTCAACGCGGGCCAGACCTGCGTCGCCCCCGACTACGTCCTGACCGACCCGGAGACCGCGCCCGCCCTGGAAGCCGCGCTGGTCCGCGCGGTCGAGAACCTGTTCGGCGCCGACCCGGCCCGCTCGCCGGAGTACGGCCGGATCGTCAACGAGCGGCACTTCGACCGGCTGTCCGGCCTGCTCGGCTCCGGCCGGGTCGTCGTCGGCGGCGTGGGCGACCGGGCGGCGAAGTACCTCGCGCCGACCGTCCTCGCCGACGTCGACCCCGACTCGCCCGTCATGCGGGAGGAGATCTTCGGCCCCATCCTGCCGATCGTCACCGTGTCCGGGCCGGACGAGGCCATCGCGTTCGTCAACGACCGCGACAAGCCCCTTGCCCTGTACGTCTTCAGCGAGTCGGACGAGATCCGCGCGCGCTTCGCAGCCGAGACCTCCTCGGGCGGCCTCGGCCACGGCCTGCCGGTCGCCCATCTCACCGTCTCCGACCTGCCGTTCGGCGGCGTGGGGGAGAGCGGCATGGGCAACTACCACGGCCGCTACTCCATCGAGACCTTCAGCCACCGCAAGGCGGTCCTGGCGAAGCCGCTGCACTGA
- a CDS encoding adenosine deaminase produces the protein MTASRIDTETLRRLPKAVLHDHLDGGLRPATVVELADAAGHTLPTTDPGELAAWYVEAANSGDLVRYIATFEHTLAVMQTREGLLRTAEEYVLDLAADGVVYAEVRYAPELMLKGGLTLPEVVEAVQEGLAAGMAKAAAAGTPVRVGTLLCGMRMFDRVREAAELAVAYRDAGVVGFDIAGAEDGFPPADHLDAFAYLRAESMPFTIHAGEAYGLPSIHQALQVCGAQRIGHGVRLTEDIVDGKLGRLASWVRDRRIALEMCPTSNLQTGCATSVKEHPITALKDLGFRVTLNTDNRLVSGTTMTREMSLLVEQAGWTAEDLRTVTVNALKSAFIPFDQRTALIEDVVLPGYAAAL, from the coding sequence ATGACCGCGTCCCGTATCGACACCGAGACCCTCCGCCGGCTCCCCAAGGCCGTCCTGCACGACCACCTGGACGGCGGCCTGCGCCCCGCCACCGTCGTCGAACTCGCCGACGCGGCCGGCCACACCCTGCCCACCACCGACCCCGGCGAGCTGGCCGCCTGGTACGTCGAGGCCGCCAACTCCGGCGACCTGGTCCGCTACATCGCCACCTTCGAGCACACCCTCGCCGTCATGCAGACCCGCGAGGGCCTGCTGCGCACCGCCGAGGAGTACGTCCTCGACCTCGCCGCCGACGGCGTCGTCTACGCGGAGGTGCGCTACGCCCCCGAGCTGATGCTCAAGGGCGGACTCACCCTGCCCGAGGTCGTCGAGGCCGTACAGGAGGGTCTGGCCGCCGGCATGGCCAAGGCGGCGGCGGCCGGCACCCCCGTCCGGGTCGGCACCCTGCTGTGCGGGATGCGCATGTTCGACCGCGTCCGCGAGGCCGCCGAGCTGGCCGTCGCCTACCGGGACGCCGGTGTCGTCGGCTTCGACATCGCCGGCGCCGAGGACGGCTTCCCGCCCGCCGACCACCTCGACGCCTTCGCGTACCTGCGCGCCGAGAGCATGCCCTTCACCATCCACGCGGGCGAGGCGTACGGCCTGCCCAGCATCCACCAGGCCCTCCAGGTGTGCGGCGCCCAGCGCATCGGCCACGGAGTGCGCCTGACCGAGGACATCGTGGACGGCAAGCTCGGCCGCCTCGCCTCCTGGGTACGCGACCGCCGCATCGCCCTGGAGATGTGCCCCACCTCCAACCTCCAGACCGGCTGCGCCACCTCCGTCAAGGAGCACCCGATCACGGCGCTGAAGGACCTCGGCTTCCGCGTCACCCTGAACACCGACAACCGCCTGGTGTCGGGGACGACGATGACCCGCGAGATGTCCCTGCTGGTGGAGCAGGCCGGCTGGACGGCGGAGGACCTGCGCACGGTCACCGTCAACGCCCTGAAGAGCGCGTTCATCCCGTTCGACCAGCGCACGGCCCTCATCGAGGACGTGGTCCTGCCGGGCTACGCCGCCGCGCTCTGA
- a CDS encoding VOC family protein, producing the protein MRRVALVTLVVHDYDEAIRFYTEALGFRLAEDAPRPDGSRWVVVEPGGDGSGTGLLLARAKDTCQRARVGDQTGGRVGFFLHTDDFARDHARMTAAGVTFLEEPRHEPYGTVAVFQDLYGNRWDLLQPAAH; encoded by the coding sequence ATGCGTCGCGTCGCCCTGGTCACCCTCGTCGTCCACGACTACGACGAGGCGATCCGCTTCTACACCGAGGCCCTGGGATTCCGTCTCGCCGAGGACGCCCCGCGCCCCGACGGCTCCCGCTGGGTCGTCGTCGAGCCCGGTGGCGACGGAAGCGGCACCGGGCTGCTCCTGGCCCGCGCCAAGGACACCTGCCAGCGCGCCCGGGTCGGCGACCAGACCGGCGGACGCGTGGGCTTCTTCCTGCACACCGACGACTTCGCCCGCGACCACGCCCGGATGACCGCCGCCGGCGTGACCTTCCTGGAGGAGCCGCGCCACGAGCCGTACGGCACGGTCGCCGTCTTCCAGGACCTCTACGGCAACCGCTGGGACCTGCTCCAGCCCGCCGCCCACTGA
- a CDS encoding M48 family metalloprotease: MTVLLLLPLPLLLPFALPSLARRALDRLTPAAALWSVAGCALLLAGCTAVTLGVLLLPGLLKLPFLAAPGELVHPLRTAPAALVVPAAAASAGALARCGRTLGRSVREQARAFRAARAEAGRRPAAGDLCVVDSSRPDAYALPGRPHRVVVTTAMLRALDGPEREALLAHERAHNAGGHHYALAAAEVAAHCHPALRRVRDIVRLAAERAADEAAAASVGDRRLTARAIARAALAARPDGPARPGFAAGAATGPVPRRVQALLAAPRPPGAHRTAAVLLAACATLSCLASAATAADVHHRVEVAQGEERP, translated from the coding sequence ATGACCGTCCTGCTCCTGCTCCCGCTCCCGCTGCTGCTCCCGTTCGCCCTGCCGTCCCTGGCCCGCCGGGCGCTGGACCGGCTGACCCCGGCGGCCGCGCTGTGGTCCGTGGCGGGCTGCGCGCTGCTGCTCGCCGGCTGTACGGCGGTGACGCTCGGCGTGCTGCTCCTGCCCGGGCTGCTGAAGCTGCCGTTCCTCGCCGCGCCCGGCGAGCTGGTCCATCCGCTGCGCACCGCTCCCGCCGCCCTCGTGGTCCCGGCCGCCGCCGCCTCGGCCGGCGCGCTCGCCCGGTGCGGCCGGACCCTCGGCCGCTCGGTACGGGAGCAGGCCCGCGCCTTCCGGGCGGCCCGCGCCGAGGCCGGCCGCCGGCCCGCCGCCGGCGATCTGTGCGTGGTGGACTCGTCCAGGCCCGACGCCTACGCCCTGCCCGGCCGCCCGCACCGGGTCGTCGTCACCACGGCCATGCTGCGCGCCCTGGACGGCCCCGAGCGGGAGGCGCTGCTCGCCCATGAGCGGGCGCACAACGCGGGCGGCCACCACTACGCGCTGGCCGCCGCCGAAGTCGCGGCGCACTGCCACCCGGCGCTGCGGCGGGTCCGGGACATTGTCCGGCTCGCGGCCGAGCGCGCCGCGGACGAGGCCGCCGCCGCCTCGGTCGGCGACCGCCGGCTGACCGCCCGGGCCATCGCCCGCGCGGCCCTCGCCGCCCGGCCCGACGGCCCCGCGCGCCCCGGTTTCGCCGCCGGCGCCGCCACCGGCCCCGTCCCGCGGCGCGTCCAGGCCCTGCTGGCGGCCCCGCGCCCGCCCGGGGCCCACCGCACGGCCGCCGTGCTCCTCGCCGCCTGCGCCACCCTGTCCTGCCTGGCCTCGGCCGCCACGGCGGCCGACGTCCACCACCGCGTGGAGGTAGCCCAGGGCGAGGAGAGGCCCTGA
- a CDS encoding ATP-binding protein: MTEHLGGAVIPTGFDVPVEPLRRAAHYTGAPGCIAEARAFAARFLQRLRTEWCASVGDRADGELLLMVSELVTNADRHSNGPYILELEGTDSSVVVSVYDSSTALPRRFPKNPERVGRHGLEIVHALAAEVTVERVPVGKRVRAVFSLRRG, encoded by the coding sequence ATGACCGAGCACCTGGGCGGGGCAGTGATACCGACTGGTTTCGACGTACCCGTGGAGCCGCTGCGGCGCGCGGCGCACTACACCGGCGCACCCGGCTGTATCGCCGAGGCACGTGCCTTCGCCGCCCGGTTCCTCCAGCGGCTGCGCACCGAGTGGTGCGCCAGCGTCGGCGACCGCGCCGACGGCGAGCTGCTGCTGATGGTGAGCGAACTGGTCACCAACGCCGACCGGCACAGCAACGGCCCGTACATCCTGGAGCTGGAGGGCACGGACAGCTCGGTCGTGGTGTCCGTGTACGACAGCAGTACGGCCCTGCCGCGCCGGTTCCCGAAGAACCCCGAGCGCGTCGGGCGGCACGGGCTGGAGATCGTGCACGCGCTGGCCGCCGAGGTCACCGTCGAGCGTGTCCCCGTGGGCAAGCGGGTGCGGGCCGTCTTTTCCCTGCGGCGGGGCTGA
- the mgrA gene encoding L-glyceraldehyde 3-phosphate reductase, with protein MYTAHPDRYADMPYRRTGRSGLKLPALSLGLWHNFGPDRPVETQRAILRRAFDLGVTHFDLANNYGPPPGAAESAFGAALKDDFARYRDELVVSTKAGYLMWPGPYGEWGSRKYLLGSLDQSLKRMGLDYVDIFYSHRPDPDTPLEETMGALHSAVQQGKALYVGVSNYSAEQTREAARILGELGTPLLIHQPRYSMLDRRPEDEGLLDTLDELQVGSIVYSPLEQGLLTGRYLDGIPEDSRAASDSPFLNSDAVTEDLVARLRALDEVAASRGQTLAQLALAWVLRGGRVTSALVGASSVRQIEDSVAAVRNLGFDAGELARIDAIVKP; from the coding sequence TTGTACACCGCACACCCCGACCGCTACGCCGACATGCCCTACCGGCGCACCGGACGCAGCGGCCTGAAGCTCCCCGCCCTGTCGCTCGGCCTGTGGCACAACTTCGGACCCGACCGGCCGGTGGAGACCCAGCGGGCCATCCTCCGCCGCGCCTTCGACCTCGGCGTGACCCACTTCGACCTGGCGAACAACTACGGCCCGCCGCCCGGCGCCGCCGAGTCCGCCTTCGGCGCGGCCCTGAAGGACGACTTCGCCCGCTACCGCGACGAGCTGGTCGTCTCCACCAAGGCCGGCTATCTGATGTGGCCCGGCCCGTACGGCGAGTGGGGCTCGCGCAAGTACCTGCTCGGCTCGCTCGACCAGAGCCTGAAGCGGATGGGCCTGGACTACGTCGACATCTTCTACTCGCACCGCCCGGACCCGGACACTCCGCTGGAGGAGACGATGGGCGCCCTGCACAGCGCGGTGCAGCAGGGCAAGGCCCTCTACGTCGGCGTCTCCAACTACTCCGCCGAGCAGACCCGCGAGGCCGCCCGCATCCTCGGCGAGCTGGGCACCCCGCTCCTCATCCACCAGCCGCGCTACTCGATGCTCGACCGGCGCCCCGAGGACGAGGGCCTGCTCGACACCCTGGACGAACTCCAGGTCGGCTCGATCGTCTACTCCCCGCTGGAGCAGGGCCTGCTCACCGGCCGCTACCTCGACGGCATCCCGGAGGACTCCCGGGCCGCGAGCGACAGCCCGTTCCTGAACTCGGACGCGGTCACCGAGGACCTGGTCGCCCGGCTGCGCGCGCTGGACGAGGTGGCCGCCTCCCGCGGCCAGACGCTGGCCCAGCTGGCGCTGGCCTGGGTGCTGCGCGGCGGCCGGGTGACGTCCGCGCTGGTCGGCGCGAGCAGCGTCCGCCAGATCGAGGACAGCGTGGCCGCCGTCCGCAACCTCGGGTTCGACGCCGGGGAACTGGCCCGGATCGACGCCATCGTCAAGCCGTGA
- a CDS encoding chitinase, with protein sequence MASQAAPASAAGFVVSEAQFDQMFPNRNAFYTYSGLTAALGAYPAFANTGSDTVKKQEAAAFLANVGHETGGLVYVVEQNTANYPHYCDWSRPYGCPAGQAAYYGRGPIQLSWNFNYKAAGDALGIDLLNNPDLVRNNASVAWKTGLWYWNTQSGPGTMTPHNAMVNGAGFGQTIRSINGSLECDGKNPAQVQSRVSAYQRFSQILGVSPGANLYC encoded by the coding sequence CTGGCGTCCCAGGCGGCGCCGGCCTCCGCCGCCGGTTTCGTGGTGAGCGAGGCGCAGTTCGACCAGATGTTCCCGAACCGGAACGCGTTCTACACCTACAGCGGTCTGACCGCCGCGCTCGGCGCCTACCCCGCCTTCGCGAACACCGGCAGCGACACCGTGAAGAAGCAGGAGGCCGCCGCCTTCCTCGCCAATGTCGGCCACGAGACCGGCGGACTGGTGTACGTCGTCGAGCAGAACACCGCCAACTACCCTCACTACTGCGACTGGAGCCGCCCCTACGGATGTCCGGCGGGCCAGGCCGCCTACTACGGACGCGGCCCCATCCAGCTCTCCTGGAACTTCAACTACAAGGCCGCCGGCGACGCGCTCGGCATCGACCTGCTCAACAACCCCGACCTGGTGCGCAACAACGCCTCCGTCGCCTGGAAGACCGGCCTGTGGTACTGGAACACGCAGTCCGGGCCCGGCACCATGACCCCGCACAACGCGATGGTGAACGGCGCCGGCTTCGGCCAGACCATCCGCAGCATCAACGGCTCGCTGGAGTGCGACGGCAAGAACCCGGCCCAGGTGCAGAGCCGGGTCTCCGCGTACCAGCGCTTCAGCCAGATCCTCGGAGTCTCGCCGGGCGCCAACCTGTACTGCTGA
- a CDS encoding pyridoxamine 5'-phosphate oxidase family protein, producing MTIDEAVRGPARRKSDVLARLERESDIWVASADAHGVPCLVPLWFVWHAESFWLCTRGTNPTGRNLRDGGRTRLALGDTRDVVLVDGEVRVFGPAEVPVAAAGAFAAKTGWDPRTDGAAYVFFQVRPVAVQAWHGVRELRGRHLMRDGAWVA from the coding sequence ATGACGATCGACGAAGCGGTCCGCGGCCCGGCCAGGCGCAAGAGCGACGTACTGGCCCGGCTGGAGCGGGAGAGCGACATCTGGGTGGCCTCGGCGGACGCGCACGGCGTGCCCTGCCTGGTGCCGCTGTGGTTCGTCTGGCACGCGGAGTCGTTCTGGCTGTGCACGCGCGGCACCAACCCGACGGGCCGCAATCTGCGCGACGGCGGCCGCACCCGGCTCGCCCTCGGCGACACCCGGGACGTCGTGCTGGTCGACGGGGAGGTGCGGGTCTTCGGCCCCGCGGAGGTGCCGGTGGCGGCGGCCGGGGCGTTCGCGGCGAAGACCGGCTGGGACCCGCGCACGGACGGTGCGGCGTACGTCTTCTTCCAGGTGCGGCCGGTCGCGGTGCAGGCGTGGCACGGGGTGCGCGAGCTGCGCGGCCGGCATCTGATGCGGGACGGCGCCTGGGTGGCGTGA